Within the uncultured Draconibacterium sp. genome, the region TTGCCAAGATCTATTGAAACAGAGTGGGGGCGTTTGTTTTTTCGAAATTTAATCCTTGTACTTAAATGAGACGTAAATTGATTTTGATGAAGCGGAATTTTAGTGGCTTCGGGATTTATTTGCAAATGTTTTAACGAGTCGGCAATAATGATATGCATATTGCTAAAATCAATTTGCCACTCTAAATTGTGCATTATTCCGGTCCCAATAATTCCGCAAATTTCATCAATGCAATCGGAATTTATATTTACCTCCTCGAAATTTACCTCCTTAAACTTAAAAGCTCCGATTTGAACCAAATTGCATTGGTTTATTTTTGTTGTAAAAAAATTCAAGCTGGAACCTACTCCAATTCCAAAGCCATTACGTTTAAAATTGAATTGGTCTTTGCGCGAACTAAAAATCATGTTCGACGCTCCTGTATCAAGAATGAAAGAGAAGGTTTCTTTTGAGCCTTGAATATGTACCGGAATTACAATATGGCCGGTTGATGAATAGGTAAATGGAATGGTATCGGTTGGTGTTTCTGTTACCATTTCTCCCTGCATCATTTTTTTATGTTGTCTGCCTATATTAAAAACAATAAATACAATGCAGCTAATAGCGATGATGATAATCCCGAGCAGGCTTCGCCTGATTATTTTTTTTATATTCATAATTGAATGTGTTAAGGATTAGTGAAGGAAGAAGACTTATTCTTCTTCCATAAAATCAGGTTCTTCTTTGCGCACACCTGTAAAGAATTCTTCCAAATCTGCCAGTGTAGATTCCGTTTTTTCCACATCGCGAACTACTTCGCCTTTATCCAAAATAACAATGCGCGAACAAACATCGGCAACATGGTCGAGGTCGTGGCTCGAAATCAGCAGTGTTTTCTCCTTTTGTTTCGAGAACTCTTTAATAATATTCCGCAGCTGGTATTGCGATGATGGATCGAGGTTCGCAAAGGGTTCGTCTAATACAATTACTTCAGGATTTCCGAGCAGGGCGCCAACAACACCAACTTTTTTCTGGTTTCCTTTCGACAGGTCGCGGATAAATTTCTTTTTACCAATAATTTCATCCTTGAAAAACTCCTGGTAATCTTCCAGAAAATTGGAAACATCTTTGGCATTCATGCCGCGTAATTCGCCAATAAATTCGAAATACTCGTCGGGAGTAAGGTAGCCAATAGTAAAACTCTCGTCGATGTAAGCGGCAACAAGTTCTTTCCATTCTTCGGTTTTCGATACCTGAATTCCGTTGATAATTACCTCGCCTTTGTTGGCTCTGATGAGGTCGAGAACCAATGAAAAGAAAGTTGTTTTTCCGGCTCCGTTATTTCCAACAAGGCCGAATACATCGCCTTTTGCAATGCATAATTCATCCAAATTAAGAACAGTTGTTCCGTTGTATATTTTTTGTAAGTTTTTTACTTGTATCATGATTTTAAAAAGTTTTGCCGAAGGCATCCCTTCGGGTGAAGCTGGAAGAACGAAGTTTGAAGACTCGCGCTTCCGGCATATGGTTAATTTTTTATTTTATTTCTAAGTCCGAATATTTTCTCGCTGATTGCACAAATAATCGCAGATTTTATTTACCATGTTTTTGCGAAATCAGCGTTATCTGCGAGCAATTCTTCTTTATGTGGATTTATAGTTGTAAATCATTTTGTGTTTTCGTTTCAGGTATTGCCCGGTAAAATAGTCGATTAAACGCGGGTGAAGGATGATTCCGATAAAGCCCAGAGAACCTAAAACGATATAAGCTACGATGTTTCCGAATGCCCACGAAAGCAATCCGTAAAATGCCACCGGGCCAAAAATAACAGGAAAGCTCATCAGCCATTGTGTAGCCCCTACGCCCTGATAGTTAAATGCGGCTCGTTGATTTAGTTCAATTGCTTTTTTACTGTTCAGCCCGAGTGCAAAAATAACCCACGAGTTAACCCCAACATTGTAAAGCATTACCACTAAATGAATGTATAGCACCTTTGGTGTAATATACATATAACCAAGCGAAAGAAGGTAATAAACTACGTTCGTAACCGCCATCAGGAAAAATGCTGATTGAATAACTTGTTTCATCCGTACGTTTTGTGCCATTAACAGCGGATAATATTTACCGTGCCAGGCCGGGAAGAACTGTCCGTACATCATACTGAAAATTCCGGTCATAAACATACCTCCAAAAACAATAATGAATTCGGGGACCGCTTCTCCTCCGTTTGTTTTATAGATTAAAAGCCCGTAAAAAAGGAACAGCACCGACATCATAGCTGTGTTTTTGGGGCGTTTGTTACGCATAATCATTTTTACCTCAAGCGACAGCATTTTTCCGTAGTCGCCAACATTGTTAAGCCACGAGAAATTGTGAGTCGCTCCTTCTTTTTTCTTTTTGCTGAGTTCGTCGAGGTAAAAACGGCTGTTGATATACGATTGATTCAGGAAATACAACGCAACTATTGCAATAGGGAATAGTACTGCAGCGTATGGATTTGCCACCACAAAATCGAAGAATTTTCCAAAGCCACCGGTCATATCAATGATATTAAAATAATCGATGGCGGTTAAGCCGACTGCTAATCCCAGA harbors:
- a CDS encoding ABC transporter ATP-binding protein, coding for MIQVKNLQKIYNGTTVLNLDELCIAKGDVFGLVGNNGAGKTTFFSLVLDLIRANKGEVIINGIQVSKTEEWKELVAAYIDESFTIGYLTPDEYFEFIGELRGMNAKDVSNFLEDYQEFFKDEIIGKKKFIRDLSKGNQKKVGVVGALLGNPEVIVLDEPFANLDPSSQYQLRNIIKEFSKQKEKTLLISSHDLDHVADVCSRIVILDKGEVVRDVEKTESTLADLEEFFTGVRKEEPDFMEEE
- a CDS encoding DUF5687 family protein produces the protein MKRNFFYFAWREFLRSASKNKNMATKGILIFFAIYFSLVAFFMGFQLTENLKDLENPIQAFNAMLLIYFGYELVLRIMIQNLPTFGFQPFLLLPVKRKRIARYMLNKSLLHFFNVLPLILGLPFVIRIAAPTLAPPVFWAWLAALFFMIFVNHFLALYIKWRTNESDILFYSFLGLAVGLTAIDYFNIIDMTGGFGKFFDFVVANPYAAVLFPIAIVALYFLNQSYINSRFYLDELSKKKKEGATHNFSWLNNVGDYGKMLSLEVKMIMRNKRPKNTAMMSVLFLFYGLLIYKTNGGEAVPEFIIVFGGMFMTGIFSMMYGQFFPAWHGKYYPLLMAQNVRMKQVIQSAFFLMAVTNVVYYLLSLGYMYITPKVLYIHLVVMLYNVGVNSWVIFALGLNSKKAIELNQRAAFNYQGVGATQWLMSFPVIFGPVAFYGLLSWAFGNIVAYIVLGSLGFIGIILHPRLIDYFTGQYLKRKHKMIYNYKST